The Actinomyces viscosus genome segment GCGCGGCGCGATCCCCTCCTGCCCGGCGTAGTACTCCTCGGTGGTGACAGGGGTGACCTCGTCAGGGCTGTGCCCGGCGAGCTCATAGACGCGCTTGGCGACGTCGGCCCAGGAGACGATCGGTCCCTCACCGGAGAGGTTGTAGGTGCCGTACTCGGACCCCGAGACGAGGAGGTGAATAATGCCCGCGGCCAGGTCGGAGGCGAAGGTGAGGCGCCCGGTCTGGTCAGCGACGACGCTCGGGGTGATGCCGCGCTCGGCCAGCGAGAGCATCGTCTTGACGAAGTTCTTGCCGTCCCCCACCACCCAGGAGGTGCGCACCAGGTAGTGGTGGGGGCAGACGCCGACGGCGGCGTCACCGGCGGCCTTGGACTGACCGTAGACGCCCAGCGGAGAGGGGGTTTCCTCCTCCGTATGGACAGCAGCGGCACCATCAAAGGTGTACTCGGTGGAGATGTGCACCAGTGTCAGGCCGTGCCGAGTGGCGGCCCGGGCCAGGTTGGCCGGCCCCACCGTGTTGGCGCGCCAGGACAGGCGACGTCCCTCCGCCGTCTCCGCACCGTCCACGTTGGTCCAGGCGGCGGCGTTGATGATGATGTCGTAACGCGACCAGTCCCAGGTGGACATAGCAGCCGTGTCCGAGATGTCCACCTCCGGCAGGTCGACACCGGTGGGCACGAACCCAGCCTGCGGCAGCAGAGCCATGAGAGCACGCCCCAGCTGTCCGTTGGCGCCGGTAACGAGAACGCGGCGACTCGGCGGCTGCCCGTCTGCATTCCCATTCCCCGGCAGGGGCGTCTCCTCGATCCCCAGAGGCTTGGTCTCGTTCACTGCCGATTCTTCCTTTCCGCAGGGCGCCATCTCGCCGATGTCTCACCATGGTCCGTCGGTGAAGCCTACACGAGCACGCCGATCGCCTCAGTTGATGTAGGTGAAGTGGACGGCGTAGTAGAGGGCGCCGACGGCGAAGACCCCGAGGAGTCCTTGGGCCACCCTGCCGGTGACGCGACCGCACAGGGGCACCACCAGCACCGGGATGAGCACCATGACGTACCGGTTGAGAACCCCCGTACTGGCGCCGAAGACAATGGCGAAGAGCAGGATCGTCATCGGGCCGACCGCCGTGCAGGACAGCAGGGCGGAGCGAGCGAAGGCCCGTTCAATGACGTCGGCCCTGACGTCGAACATCGCGGTGGCCACGGTGCCGGCTACGAGGAGGGCGACGAGCACATTGGGGAAGATGGACCAGGGCGAGGTCACCCCCGACCATCCGGTGCCGGCGAAGACCAGCTGGTAGGCGTCATCCATGGAGGA includes the following:
- a CDS encoding SDR family oxidoreductase, translating into MNETKPLGIEETPLPGNGNADGQPPSRRVLVTGANGQLGRALMALLPQAGFVPTGVDLPEVDISDTAAMSTWDWSRYDIIINAAAWTNVDGAETAEGRRLSWRANTVGPANLARAATRHGLTLVHISTEYTFDGAAAVHTEEETPSPLGVYGQSKAAGDAAVGVCPHHYLVRTSWVVGDGKNFVKTMLSLAERGITPSVVADQTGRLTFASDLAAGIIHLLVSGSEYGTYNLSGEGPIVSWADVAKRVYELAGHSPDEVTPVTTEEYYAGQEGIAPRPLSSALDLAKIEGTGFTPADSMERLENYLSKLLR